The segment TTCTCTCCATCAGCACCTCCAACCCCCTGCAGAAATTCCACCTGAGGAGCCCAAATGGAAATCTGCTGTTCCACAGattgtaaaaaaacccagcaataAATCCCAGTCACTGCAGCCTGGCATCTCCCTGGTAGGAAAAGCACTGGGGAACATTCACTGCCCGCTGCTGCTAATGGCACCAGCTGCTTATTGCAATTCAGGTGTCAGATTTGAAGGGGAAAAGCCTCacttaattatattttatgtaattaatTGAGGCTAAAGGTCAGCCGAGATCATGCTCAGCAAGCCCTGCAAGGCTCCAGAGCCAAAGGACCTCTCTGCCCTAAGAGCTTAAAAGTTTTAAGCATTAATTCAGTCGCAGTcgtgagaaaaaaataaataaataaacccgAATCTCCCTAATCTGAGGATTTAATTATTCATCCTTTCTTCTTGCATAGGAAGGGAACGCGACGGCCGCTTTGGACTGGAAGAGGTGGCGAGAcgggaggggaaaaaaaaggattttcccGGCAATGTTTGGAGCCAATCGTTCACTGTAAGTGAGGGCGATTAACGCTAATGATTTACCCGCAGGAAAAGCTGAGTGCTGCCTGGAACAGAGCCAGGGAAATGTTCCCAGCACCGACACCACCATCTAGTGGCACAATTAAACCTCCAGGGATTCCCGGAGAGCGGCTTCTGGTGCAGGGATCTGCCTCCAAAAATCCGCCTTTCTCATTGGGAAAGTAGCTgggtgaaaataaaataaaataaaataaaataaaataaaataaaataaaataaaataaaataaaataaaataaaataaaatataaagatatTATAACTaaacagagaaagaataaacattGCAGAATCCCAGAATTGTCAAGGTGGGAAGAGACCTTTAGGATCATCCAGCAGCACCTCAAACCTTGTCCCCAAGGGCCAATAGACCACTCCTTccatagaatttttttctcaattccAATCTGAACCTTTGGGTTTTGCTCCTAcagatattttgctttaagagcCAAAGTCATGAGATATTTTCAGCCAATGCAGCTGGAAATAGTGAATGTAAATGGTGACTTCCTTGGATGCTGATGACAAAAACACCAGCAAATATTAAACAGTGatctataaaaaaaaaaaagccaacaagaaaatgaaacctGTGTTGCTTTAGGATGAACTTTTTCCTTGGGGAGAGGTTTGGACCAGATGTAAAACCACTTTTAGCagctttaagagaaaaaaaagccactcCTGAGATGTTTTCTGGGCTGGATCTGCTTAGCTGAGCAAGAAGAATGGTGAGGAGACGCTCCAGCTGAACATGGAGCACTGGGAGAGTTTTGGTCACAGCACAAGAACAAAGCAGTGATTAGGTACATTtaagcaagaaataaaacataacaTTTAAGATCTGATTAAACTGTTAAATGAGCCTGGGGATTTCCTTtatgtctgttttcttttggagGGCACCTGCTTTGCTCAAAGTAAGGTTAAACTAAAGTATTGAGATTTGGGGGACTTGATAAACTCATTTTAAATGTCTGCCTTGTGCTGGAGAGGCTCAGACCTCTCTGGAGGATGGTGTTGAGGGGAGCAGTCTGTGAGAGAAATGAGCCCAGAGGGGCTGCTTGGCACAGGAAAAGCACCTCAAAAAGTCAATGGGAGACTCTGCTGAATGGGATTTTTAGTGAGATATCCCAGGAAATGAGGCTCTCAAGAGGGATGCAGCAAACAGGGGCAAAGCCCTTTGGGCAGCCTGTGAAGGAGCCACTGACTGGAAAGGtcaaagggaaaagcaggagttgtcccagggcagggataaATCagatcatggaatggtttgggatgggagggacTTTAAGACTCATCCATTTCcatgcagggacacctcccactgtcccaggctgctccagccccagtgtccagcctggccttgggcactgccagggatgcaggggcagccacagctgctctgggcaccctgtgccagggcctgcccaccctgccagggaacaattcctgattcccaagagcccatccagccctgccctctggcactgggagccattccctgtgtcctgtccctgcagcccttggcaattgtctctctgcagctttcctggggctccttcaggccctgcaaggccaccctgagctcagcccagagcttctcctgcccaggctgagcaatgccagctgtgccagcctttcctgccagcagagctgctccagccctctgctcatcctggagcctcctctgggctctctccagcagctccacgtcctccctgtgctgggaattccagggctggggcagctctgcaggtgggctctcacctgaggggtcacagccccaatccctctcctgatcccaatccctctcctgatcccagtccctctcctgatcccaatccctctcctgatcccagtccctctcctgaTCCCAATCCCTCTCCTGATCCCCACATTCCTGGtggggcagcccagggcacagtTGGAGATGAGGAGCCCCAGATCctccccccagggctgctcccagtccGTGCCTGTGCCTGGGATTGTCCCAgaccaggagcagcccctggcacttGTGGAACTCCCTGAGGTCCTGTGGGTCGCTTCTGATGAAAGGTGGAAATAGAAGGGCACAAACAGAACCAGCACGGTGCAGTTCAGTGTTCCCCTGCTCTGGTGTtgggaggaggctgcagaggagctgaggctgctcgggaggctcaggagaggcagagggggcacacacagctcctgtcccgATCCTGTggagggcacacacagctcctgtcccgATCCTGTggagggcacacacagctcctgtcccgATCCTCTggagggcacacacagctcctgtcccgATCCTCTggagggcacacacagctcctgtcccgATCCTCTggagggcacacacagctcctgtccccctcctctggagggcacacacagctcctgtcccgATCCTCTggagggcacacacagctcctgtcccgATCCTCTggagggcacacacagctcctgtccccctcctctggagggcacacacagctcctgtcccgATCCTCTggagggcacacacagctccgGTCCCGATCCTGTggagggcacacacagctcctgtcccgATCCTGTggagggcacacacagctcctgtccccatcctctggagggcacacacagctcctgtcccgATCCTCTGCCCGGTGCTATCAGCACCATCCCCTCTCCCACAGGgatctcctcctctcctcctctcgccctgctccttcccattCCCGGGAAGCAGCCCTGGAATGCCTTTCCTCTGTCCCCATGGCGCCGGGACACGCTGCCACCCTTGGGTGCCACCCCAGATCCTCGGGATCCGTTTTCATCCCAGGTTACCCTATTCTCTTCCCGATTTTCCAACCCTGCCCCGGTAAATCGGCTCCTACACGAGGTACGAAAGGGAGAAGTcaaagctttttaattttgttttccatttatcAATCAGTAACAGCCCCGGTTACTAATTTACAGCAGGGCTCGGTCACGAGTGCTGTGGAGCGAACGGGTTtgtcaggcagagctgctgagaggaaataacaaaaataaatgtaacaacATTTCAGCAAAACATCTGTCAAAGCTGtcaggagagagaggaaggtTGGGGTCCTAATCCTGGGAAAAGGAAAcatcattttaaagaaaagaaaaagagaagaaatggaaaagtaaaagaagaaaagggaagaaaagaaatatttagaagaaaaataggaagaataaaaaggaaaaaaaaggaaatagagagagagagaaagaaagagagaaagagagagagaaagagagagagagagaaagaaagagagaaagagagaaagagagaaagaaagagagaaagagagaaagagagaaagagagagagagaaagaaagagagagagagagaaagaaagaaagagagaaagagagcgagAAAGAGAGcgagagagaaagagagaaagagagagagaaagaaagagagagagaaagaaagagaaagaaagaaagaaagagagagagagaaagaaagaaagaaagaaagaaagaaagaaagaaagaaagaaagaaagaaagaaagaaagaaagaaagaaagaaagaaagaaagaaagaaagaaagaaagaaagaaagaaagaaagaaagaaagaaagaaagaaagaaagaaagaaagaaagaaagaaagaaagaaagaaagaaagaaagaaagaaagaaagaaagaaagaaagaaagaaagagagagaaggaaaaggaaagaaaggaaaatgaaaagaaaaataaagaaagtaaaagaaaaaaaaacaagaaaaagagaaagaaagggaaaggaaaagagagaaagaaagattaaaaaagagaagcaaaaagaaaatgaggaaaaggaagagagattaagaagagagagaaagaaacaataagaaagaaaaaagagagcaaaaagcaagaaaaaataaaattaaaaaggaaaaataaaaggaaagagagcaaaaagcaagaaaaaataaaattaaaaaggaaaaataaaaggaaagggagaagggaaaagcaaaggattgtggcataaaaaataaaataaaataaaataaaataaaataaaataaaataaaataaaataaaataaaataaaataaaataaaataaaataaaataataaaatagaaaaagacaAATTCTCCTTGTTCCTCTTGACTGGAGATGTAACACTCCTATATCAGCAACTCGAATATTTCTCTTGCTGCTTTGAAATATTCCAGGTTTTATTCCCAAATCCATAATTCTCACAAATTGGCTGAGGGGGGAAGAGCCCTTCAGGATGATCCAGCCCCGCTGTGACCCCAGCACCGGCACCACCCCTGAACCATGTCCACAAGTGGTTCTTTAAAAGGCATATTAAACCTAAAATTCCCTGAGTTTGGCAAAGAAAAATTGGAATAAAAGCCAAGATCAAGTGGAAATGGTgcagaatggggaaaaaaaattaaacactatGAAAGGTGAAATGAAATTTAATACAAGAgtattaaaaagtgaaatatacTGTGATTAGGGGTTGTTTCCAAGAAATCATTTCAAGAAGCAACAGGCACAATAAatgcaaacatttaaaataaacgACAGTTTGATGTAGTAGGAATTAAAATAACAGAGTTCAAGACAATCTGGACACTTTATTTAAAGTGAAGAAAATCTCTGGGAGCTCCCAAAGGCTTTGAGTTCTTTCCAGGCTCCCAGTAAAAAGCTCTGATGGATCAGGTTAAGGCTCGCTATCCAGTTTTGTAGAGCAGTGCCAGAAAAGCAGAGTTTATACCCTGGGAAGCACCGAGCACCGAGTTTGTGTGTTTAATCCAAGTTTGTGTGTTTAATTCCAGTTTGTGTGTTTAATTCCAGTTGTGTGTTTAATTCGAGTTGTGTTTAATCCGAGTTGGTGTGTTTAATTCCAGTTTGTATGTTTAATTCGAGTCTGTGTGTTTAATTCCAGTTGGTGTGTTTAATTCGAGTCTGTGTGTTTAATTCGAGTCTGTGTGTTTAATTCCAGTTTGTGTGTTTAATTCGAGTTGTGTTTAATTCGAGTTTGTGTGTTTAATTCGAGTTTGTGTGTTTAATTCGAGTCTGTGTTTAATTCGAGTTTGTGTGTTCAATTCCAGTTTGTGTGTTTAATTCCAGTTTGTGTGTTTAATCCGAGTTTGTGTATTTAATGCGAGTTTGTGTGTTTAATGTGAGTTTGTGTGTTTAATTCGAGTCTGTGTATTTAATTTGAGTCTGTGTGTTCAATTCGAGTTTGTGTGTTTAATCTGGGTTTGTGTGTTTAATCCGGGTCTGTGTGTTTAATCCGAGTTTGTGTATTTAATTCGAGTTGGTGTGTTTAATCCGAGTTTGTGTGTTTAATTCAGTCTGTGTGTTTAATTCAGTCTGTGTGTTTAATTCCAGTTGTGTGTTTAATTCGAGTTTGTGTATTTAATCCGGGTTTGTGTGTTCAATTTGAGTTTGTGTGTTCAATTTGAGTCTGTGTGTTTAATTCGAGTCTGTGTGTTTAATTCCAGTTTGTGTGTTTAATTCGAGTTGGTGTATTTAATTCCAGTCTGTGTATTTAATTCGAGTTTGTGTGTTTAATCCGGGTTTGTGTATTCAGTTCCAGTTTGTGTGTTTAATCTGGGTTTGTGTGTTTAATTCGAGTCTGTGTGTTTAATCTGGGTTTGTGTGTTTAATTTGAGTCTGTGTGTTTAATCTGGGTTTGTGTGTTTAATTCGAGTTTGTATATTTAATTCCAGTTTGTGTGTTTAATCCGGGTTTGTGTGTTTAATCCGGGTTTGTGTGTTTAATCCGGGTTTGTGTGTTTAATTCCAGTTTGTGTGTTTAATCCGGGTTTGTGTGTTTAATCCGGGTTTGTGTGTTTAATCCGGGTTTGTGTGTTTAATTCCAGTTTGTGTGTTTAATCCGGGTTTGTGTGTTTAATCCGGGTTTGTGTGTTTAATCCGGGTTTGTGTGTTTAATTCCAGTCTGTGTATTTAATCCGGAGTGGGAGGGTGTCCCGGGCTCGGCACACACCGGCTGCAGTTCTATTTCCAGGGCAGGTGAgatgcagctgcagtgggaggtGTTTTCCACGCTCCCGAAttccaggagcagagggaggaggaggagatggcgAGGATGAAATCGCAGCTCCTGGATGAGCCCcgcagcctggcagaggctctCAGCTCCGAACCCCTCCGGGAGCCAGGATTTCCAACAGGGGCTCCCTTCCCTCGGGCGGGACTGGAGGAGGCTCAGGAATGCTGGAAAAGCCTCTGGAAGCGATGGAGAGGAGGGAATGCAGGCAGGGAACTCCACAGGGATTTCCCCAGCAGAATCAAAGCCTGGAGCTGTCCAAAAGGAGCCAGTGCGAGGTTCCAGGGCAGCCACCGGGACTTTGCTGCTTCCCGGTGAATTCCCAACCACGCTTTGACTGAATCAGGCTGCAAACCAATATAAAATATCTGTCTGCTACCCTGCCTGCCTCGTTATTTATTGCTTCATTAGCATAGTGCTGCTTATCcaaaatagaaggaaaatcAAAGATTCTTTCCGACAATGAGCAGGCTTCAAGTACTTAAATATAGctgaaattacagaagtttggttggggttttttttgttttggtttttgtttcggtttggtttggttttttgtttgtttgttttttggttttttgggttttttggtttttgtgttgttttggtttgtgggggttttttgtttggttttttgggtttttgtttgtttgtttgttttgttttgtggggggtttttttgtttggtttggtttggaggtttttttgggttttgttggggtttttttggtttttgtttgggttttggttttggtttttttttgttttttgggggttttttggtttttggtttttgtttttttgttgttgttgtttggtttgctttgggttttggtggggttttggggtttttttgtttttgcaagctttgttgctgtttttctcccttttgtttttttacacaCTCTAGAAGGATTCGTTCAGAATTCAGGTCTGGGCTGCCGCGGTCCCTGTGGGATGCTGAGAATTCAGGAAttgagagaaaaacagaagggCGGCACTGGAGGGATTGAGAACGAAGGAGCatcccctcctctctgctggttCAGCCCCGCTTTTGAGGGGTTTCTTGGATTTCTGTgcttcccagcccagcacattCCTGCCTTTTTCCCGAGCTTCCGAGGCAGCCGGGAAGGGTCGGGATTGCCCCAAATCCCGGCGTCACCGCAACCCGCCGGGAATTCCAGCgcatccctcccctccttccctttgaACCCTCCAGCCGCGAAATGATGGAATTCCACACCGGCTGCCCGAAGGAAAATGAACAACTCGGGACGAAGGTAGCCAACATCCATGGATTCTGAAAGCACTAAAAAAATTCTGGTCCTCCAATATCTTTTTTTCACTCACAACTTCGTCTTTCCCacattaaaaatagcattttaaacAGGATATAGAACTGgcttataaataaatacagggGTTTAGGGCTATTTTTTTCCACCTCAAAAGGTATTAATATTCAGTATTAATATATAACTATTAATAATGTTGTATTCATATTCTCATATAGGTAATTTTATACCACAAGGGATTCGAGGAAGTTTTATATCAAAAGTAATTCTTGTCTGCAGCCAGGCAGTTTATCCTGTCTGTGTTTACCCTGACAAATCCCTCCCTCCACCCCATGCTGTGGAACCCAATTAAATTCCACCCCATTTCTGGAGCCTCAACTTCCCTCTAATTCCCAgctagagggaaaaaaagggaattttttccttatctctgGCTGCAAAAATTTACAAATTTGATCTGCAGTCGGGAAGGAAAAAGAGTTACAATAATCCAAGCGAGTCCAGCCTAATTAACAACCCCCAGGGATAAAAGTTGTTCCCACCAGACTGCGAGGGGATCTTCGGTTGTGACTAAAGTCTGACATCTGCGaggattaattaattaataccTGCACTCATCCTTTAATTAAAGAAGGTGTGCGCTAATCCCTCCAACTCCGAAAATCAAATGTATTAGCGGAGGGCTGTTTTCGGAACAGATGGGGTGTAAGGAGCTTGGCGGAGCAGGGCGGgtgtgcagagattaattaTTCAGTAATTGAGTGATGGGTGCGGGGGGCACAGAACAAGAAATCCTAACCTGGGACGGGTCTGAGTTTATTTAACATCGCCGCATTCCCAAATCTCCTCTGAGGAGTGACAAGGGACCTcttcccctgtccctgctctcctccctgtccccgtgCCTCACACGGCTCAGTTCCAGCACAATGACAAAAATCTGTTCCCGGGCAAGGGGGACCCAGCAGGATCCGGGACAAATTATTCCTGCTGGGATTGTATCCAGCACTCCGCTTGGAATCTGTGTCCTGCAAAGAGAATTAACCCCGTGGTTGTGGGAGCTGTTAGTCCTGAGCTCTGTCTTTGTAAGGCTCCCGGGAATGTTTATAGAGCTAATCTTTTGTTAGGCTCCGACCCCGCGGTGATGTTCACGGGCAGGCACTGCTTAGCACTGAGAGGGGtttttgttggcttttgttAACGATCAGGGACTCGTTATCACTGAAAGcgtttggggtatttttgttgGCCTTGAAATCCTCACCTTGTGAGAGCTGAGAGCGGGGAACAggtaaataaaggaaaacagcGCCGTGGTGTTAATGGATAAACTCTGCAGGGAACCGGGGacaggctggcagctctcctgcGGTTCCATCGCATCGGCAGGACACAAATCAGGCTCAGACTGGAAACCTGAGCCAAACCTGACACCAGGGGAGCTGTGCAAGGACCCCAAAATATCGATTCACCCAAAGGAGCTGTGCAAGAACCCCAAATATTGATTCACCCAAAGGAGATGTGCAAGGACCCCAAATATTGATTCACCCAAAGGAGCTGTGCAAGGACCCCAAAATATTGACTCACCCAAAGGAGCTGTGCAAGGACCCCAAAATATTGACTCACCCAAAGGAGGTGTGCAAGGACCCCAAAATATTGACTCACCCAAAGGAGGTGTGCAAGGACCCCAAATATTGATTCACCCAAAGGAGATGTGCAAGGACCCAAATATCGATTCACCCAAAGGATGTATGTAAGAACCCAAAATATTGAAGCATTCAAAGGAGGTGTGCAAGAACGCCAAAATATCGATTCACCCAAACGAGGTGTGTAAGAACCCCAAAATATTTACTCACCCAAAGGAGGTGTGCAAAGACCCCAAATATTTATTCACCCAAAGGAGGTGTGTAAGAACCCAAAATATCAATTCACCCAAAGGAGGTGTTTAAGCTGCAGGGAGCCCGAGGAGGCTCTGCCACAGGGAGCTCCAGAGggcccctcctgtcccctgagTGCTGCTTTGCTCTTCATTCCCACTGCAAAATCCTGAGCGGagccctccagccctgccctgcccatggagagcagctgcaggatgagAGCATTGAAGGATGGGACTTGTGTCACACCTCGGCCcagggaggacgtggagctgctggagagagcccagaggaggctccaggatgagcagagggctggagcagctctgctggcaggaaaggctggcacagctggcattgctcagcctgggcaggagaagctctgggctgagctcagggtggccttgcagggcctgaaggagccccaggaaagctgcagagagacaattgccaagggctgcagggacaggagccagggaatggctcccagtgccagaaggcagggctggatgggctcttgggaatcaggaattgttccctggcagggtgggcaggccctggcacagggtgcccagagcagctgtggctgcccctgcatccctggcagtgcccaaggccaggctggacactggggctggagcagcctgggacagtgggaggtgtccctgccatggcagggaatgatctttaatgtccccTCTGATCCTTCTGGAATTCTCTGATATGTCCAACCTTCAGGCCAAGCGTTTAAGAACCCTTCAGTGAAGGTGAGGATGAATAAACCACTATGATCTCTCCAGAGGTTACCGAGTTGTGTCATTCTACTGATGTCAAACCCCATAAGAGGCAGGGGACATTGCCTCAGGATGGTTCCAGCTCCAAGCCCTCCACTGGCAGTGCTGAGTCCCTGCTCCTAAACCTTCATGAGCCTGTTCCTAAATCCTCCAGGAGTGTTCCTTCTGAGCACAGCTTCCTCCACTCTTTTGTCTCAGTTGTGATGCACCTCTGGGCGAGCACCCAAGAGCTGCAGGATTGTTCCTTTATTTGGCTGATGGTTTTTTATCGGGGCAGAGCGTTTGACCTGCTGCAATGATTTATTCTGTAGCATTTCCCTGCCCCTGTTGGCTGCATCTTCCCCTTCACACCCATTCCAAAGCCCCGGGTTCtatccctgccctgtcccttcTCAGATATAAAAAGGGCGGTTGTATACACGAATATAAAACTGTTTaactgttggggttttttgattggATACCTCACTCCTGtcagccagctctgccaccacTGTTCTGTCTGCACCTAGAAAATTAGGATTATTTTCCTTACCCGAAGGAAATGTTATTACTTCTTTTTCAGCAGCTGCCGGCTCTGCCCAGGACACGGGCAGAGTGTCTCATCCCTTTAAAATGCAAACTCGCAGAGGATCCTCGCACATGAACGAAAACCACTTAAAAGCGTGCAAATCCCGGTGTTtatttctttgcacagagaGTTATGTTGTTCCCTTTTACAGCTTTCGCCAGAGCTGACAAGGACACATTTCCCCTTTCTAACAGCCTTTGGAGCAGCCCGAGCACGTCCATCCGTGTTTTTAACACACCGTGCGAGCCCATCGGGGCTGTGCAGTTCCGCCAGCAGCGCTGTGGGTGCTCAGGGGGTGTTTTCCGATGTGCAGAAGGCACcggagggcagcagagcctcgacccctgccctgccaggctgcggcagcagtgccagggacacCCCGCCGGGGCTGGCGGCAGCAGCCGAGGGGCAAAGCGGGCACaaagggggctcagggggcggcagtgccaggggagccccgggcacacacaaatacacacatacaaaaTGATTTTTGGCCACTCCGCAAAGGCTCCGGTGCCTGCGGGGCGGCGGTGACCGGGGGCAGCGCTCGGTGCGCCGTGGTCCCGATCCACAgcgtggctgggcaggggctgtccGGGCAGGAGGGacggggcaggggctgtgcccggaGCGGAGGGACAGGATAGGGGCTGTGCCcggagaggggcaggggctgtgcccgtGCAGGAGGGacggggcaggggctgtgcccggagaggggcaggggctgtgcccgggcAGGAGGGacggggcaggggctgtgcccggggggAGGAGCgcggtcccggccccgccgcccgcgccccgcgcaGGCACCGCCCCCGTTccccccggccgtgcccggcgCTGCTCCGCGGCCGCTCCGCTGCTCGTCCCTCGCGTCCCGGCGGTCCCGGGCAGCCCGGCATGGCGGAGAGCCCGGGGCGGCCCCCCGAGCTCAGCGATGTCCCGCGGGAGGGAGGCGAGGACGAGGCGGCGgctccgccggggccgtgccccgAGGGAGCGGCCGAGCCCCTGGACGGGCCCGCGGAGCGGCCGCGCCTGAGCGCGGAGGCGGcgccggagccccccggggaCAGCGGCCCCCCCGAGAGCCCGGGGACACCGAGCGCGGAGCAGCGGGACCCCGGCGGGGACAGCCCGCGGGACGAGGGGCAGCCGGGCGGGGAGCCGGGGGTGATGGACGGGCCCGAGGGCTCCGCGCCGGCCAGGGCAGAGCCCGAGGGAGAggcggcggcaccggcgggGACCGAGCCCGAGGACACGGCCGCGGTTCCGACGGGGACGGCGCAGGAGGAGGCAGCGCCGGCAGCGACAGAGCCCGAGGACGGCGCCGTGGCCCCGGCGGGGACGGAGCCCGAGGGCGCCGTGGCTGCTCCGACAGGGACGGAGCCTGAAAATGCAGCCCCGGCGGGGACGGAGCCCCAGGTGAGAGAGGCGGTGAGGGAGGAAGCTCCGATGGAGAGAGAGCCCCAGGAAGATGCGGCCACAGCCCCGGTGGGGACAGAGCCAAGTGAAGCAGAGGCGACAGCCCCGGCTGGAACAGAGCCCGGGGACGCAGAGGTGACAGCCCTGGCGGGGACAGAGCCAGGTGAAGCAGAGGGGAGAGCCCCGGCGGGGACGGAGACAGGTGAAGCAGAGGCGACAGCCCCGGCTGGAACAGAGCCCGGGGACGCAGAGGCGACAACCCCGGCGGAGACAGAGCCTGGGGACGCAGAGGTAACAGCCCCGGCTGGAACAGAGCCCGGAGAAGCAGAGGTGACGGCCCCGGTGGGGACAGAGCCCGGGGGGGACGCAGAGGAGACAGCCCCGGCGGGGACGGAGACAGGTGAAGCAGAGGGGACAGCCCCGGTGGGGACAGAGCCCGGGGACGCAGAGGGACAGCCCCGGTGGGGACAGAGCCCGGAGAAGCAGAGGCGACAGCGCCATCGAGGAC is part of the Prinia subflava isolate CZ2003 ecotype Zambia chromosome 3, Cam_Psub_1.2, whole genome shotgun sequence genome and harbors:
- the LOC134548448 gene encoding skin secretory protein xP2-like, whose product is MAESPGRPPELSDVPREGGEDEAAAPPGPCPEGAAEPLDGPAERPRLSAEAAPEPPGDSGPPESPGTPSAEQRDPGGDSPRDEGQPGGEPGVMDGPEGSAPARAEPEGEAAAPAGTEPEDTAAVPTGTAQEEAAPAATEPEDGAVAPAGTEPEGAVAAPTGTEPENAAPAGTEPQVREAVREEAPMEREPQEDAATAPVGTEPSEAEATAPAGTEPGDAEVTALAGTEPGEAEGRAPAGTETGEAEATAPAGTEPGDAEATTPAETEPGDAEVTAPAGTEPGEAEVTAPVGTEPGGDAEETAPAGTETGEAEGTAPVGTEPGDAEGQPRWGQSPEKQRRQRHRGQSPERRWDRRPQTEESPGTLSRQPRAGRIPRKPGGREPRRGQSLKMQCERQPRRGQSPGRLQ